One window of Anaeromyxobacter diazotrophicus genomic DNA carries:
- a CDS encoding 30S ribosomal protein S1, producing MADEKKPGSAGPVVIRKGVVTPLPPEPAPQADRAPPPEKADARPLWQRVADRRGAPGGAPGGGPGGARGPGRPGPARSGAPRGRGDRPRGDRPRREREEGPAREAAPREPQLRGEPPPPPPEAPIPEEGSFADLLAGSEAGPRKRWQVGEKVAAKIIQLGHDVAFLELGTGLAEGMIEIAELKGDDGEVTARVGDIVDGVVVKGGERGVVISKGRGHKGAHDREALVEAARTGLPVDGVVKAVNKGGLEVEVMGQRAFCPVSQIDVRFVGDPSAFVGQKLQFKVQRADGRDAVLSRRALLEEEKAERARKTREQLAEGAVFQGTVTSVQDYGAFVDIGGLEGLVHVSELSWDRVSKPQELLKAGDAVTVQVVKLEQDAKRGERIGLSVRALAPRPEPKAPAPGEARPVTAPPPPPRVGDVVKASVDKIEPFGLFVRFAGGRGLVPASETGTPRGTDLRRAFKVGDQLDCAISAIDEQGRLRLSKTEAEQAAERKEAQEYLRQAAPQGRGGKGFGTLGDLLREKLKR from the coding sequence ATGGCCGACGAGAAGAAGCCCGGTTCGGCGGGCCCGGTGGTGATCCGCAAGGGCGTCGTGACGCCGCTCCCTCCCGAACCTGCCCCGCAGGCCGACCGCGCGCCCCCGCCGGAGAAGGCCGACGCCCGGCCGCTCTGGCAGCGCGTCGCCGACCGGCGCGGCGCCCCCGGCGGCGCGCCCGGCGGTGGCCCGGGCGGCGCGCGCGGGCCTGGCCGCCCCGGCCCTGCCCGCTCCGGCGCTCCGCGCGGGCGCGGGGACCGGCCGCGCGGCGATCGCCCGCGGCGCGAGCGCGAGGAGGGGCCGGCCCGCGAGGCCGCGCCGCGCGAGCCGCAGCTCCGCGGCGAGCCGCCGCCGCCGCCGCCCGAGGCGCCGATCCCGGAGGAGGGCTCCTTCGCCGACCTGCTGGCCGGCAGCGAGGCCGGCCCGCGCAAGCGCTGGCAGGTGGGCGAGAAGGTCGCCGCCAAGATCATCCAGCTCGGCCACGACGTCGCCTTCCTCGAGCTCGGGACCGGGCTCGCCGAGGGCATGATCGAGATCGCCGAGCTCAAGGGCGACGACGGCGAGGTGACCGCCCGGGTCGGCGACATCGTCGACGGCGTGGTGGTGAAGGGCGGCGAGCGCGGGGTGGTGATCTCGAAGGGGCGGGGGCACAAGGGCGCCCACGACCGCGAGGCCCTGGTCGAGGCCGCCCGCACCGGCCTGCCGGTGGACGGCGTCGTGAAGGCGGTCAACAAGGGCGGCCTCGAGGTGGAGGTGATGGGCCAGCGCGCCTTCTGCCCCGTCTCGCAGATCGACGTCCGGTTCGTCGGCGATCCCTCGGCCTTCGTCGGCCAGAAGCTGCAGTTCAAGGTCCAGCGCGCCGACGGCCGCGACGCGGTGCTGTCGCGCCGCGCGCTCCTCGAGGAGGAGAAGGCGGAGCGCGCCCGGAAGACGCGCGAGCAGCTCGCGGAGGGCGCCGTCTTCCAGGGCACCGTCACGAGCGTGCAGGACTACGGCGCGTTCGTGGACATCGGCGGCCTGGAGGGCCTGGTCCACGTCTCCGAGCTCTCCTGGGATCGCGTCTCGAAGCCGCAGGAGCTCCTGAAGGCCGGCGACGCGGTCACGGTCCAGGTGGTGAAGCTGGAGCAGGACGCGAAGCGCGGCGAGCGCATCGGCCTCTCCGTGCGCGCGCTCGCCCCGCGCCCCGAGCCGAAGGCGCCCGCGCCCGGCGAGGCGCGGCCCGTCACCGCGCCGCCGCCGCCCCCCAGGGTGGGCGACGTGGTGAAGGCCTCCGTGGACAAGATCGAGCCGTTCGGGCTCTTCGTGCGCTTCGCCGGCGGCCGGGGGCTCGTGCCCGCCAGCGAGACCGGGACGCCGCGCGGCACCGACCTGCGCCGCGCGTTCAAGGTGGGCGACCAGCTCGACTGCGCCATCTCCGCCATCGACGAGCAGGGCCGGCTCCGGCTCTCCAAGACCGAGGCGGAGCAGGCCGCGGAGCGCAAGGAGGCGCAGGAGTACCTGCGCCAGGCCGCGCCGCAGGGGCGCGGGGGCAAGGGCTTCGGCACCCTCGGCGATCTGCTGCGCGAGAAGCTGAAGCGCTGA
- a CDS encoding DsrE family protein, producing MAGRVVIFVTRGDESALRLAGACALAAAAMDDRVDLFLFGRAVAAAVEAAGDPEHPAALLHQARAAGRCRLLGCSASAVAEGVDLARAEAALDAVVGWPTVLEWSRGVVDRFYF from the coding sequence ATGGCCGGCCGGGTGGTGATCTTCGTGACGCGAGGGGACGAGTCGGCGCTCCGCCTGGCGGGCGCGTGCGCCCTCGCCGCCGCCGCGATGGACGACCGGGTGGACCTCTTCCTGTTCGGCCGGGCGGTCGCGGCCGCGGTCGAGGCGGCGGGTGACCCCGAGCACCCGGCGGCGCTGCTCCACCAGGCGCGGGCGGCCGGCCGCTGCCGGCTCCTCGGGTGCAGCGCGAGCGCGGTGGCCGAAGGGGTGGACCTCGCCCGGGCGGAGGCGGCCCTGGACGCGGTGGTGGGGTGGCCGACGGTGCTGGAGTGGAGCCGCGGCGTGGTCGATCGCTTCTACTTTTGA
- a CDS encoding M23 family metallopeptidase, translating to MVNLSIDPPPFGGGPGGGGLARWLVYPALLVVGLAGGFVAGRKTAPRLPAGPVAAAPAPARPQPPPAPPAAGAPAPAPAPAAPGSAAVAAAPAAPAGNAAQPPAAVTPPGAPQGPLVRRISVTLQGPLEESISRALPEAERSWGEELTQVVNRLLVWSMQVSRDGRKGDKLEVLYELPTAQPSEVQAIGDAGPASKEPTVLALRYGSQKLGKLLTAYRFKPEGAPFARYYTAEGVEVEEHLQDSPVEGYEQITSLLRDGRRHKGVDYKTPVGTPVKAPFDGQITRRNWHFGANGNCLELVDAKSGRHAIFLHLEAAPKEMQPGTKVAKGQVIAKSGNSGHSTAPHLHYQLEAPDGRVLDPFAVLPTRQVKLDGASKGAFDQERSRLEPMLIAKR from the coding sequence ATGGTGAACCTGTCGATCGATCCCCCTCCTTTTGGCGGCGGCCCTGGTGGCGGCGGCCTCGCGCGCTGGCTCGTGTACCCGGCGCTGCTCGTCGTCGGCCTCGCCGGCGGCTTCGTGGCCGGCCGCAAGACCGCGCCGCGGCTGCCCGCCGGGCCGGTGGCGGCCGCGCCCGCGCCCGCCCGGCCCCAGCCTCCGCCGGCCCCGCCGGCCGCGGGCGCCCCCGCACCGGCCCCCGCTCCTGCCGCGCCCGGTAGCGCCGCCGTCGCGGCCGCCCCGGCCGCCCCGGCCGGCAACGCCGCGCAGCCGCCGGCGGCGGTCACGCCGCCCGGCGCGCCGCAGGGCCCGCTCGTCAGGCGCATCAGCGTGACGCTCCAGGGACCGCTCGAGGAGAGCATCTCGCGGGCGCTGCCCGAGGCGGAGCGGAGCTGGGGCGAGGAGCTCACCCAGGTGGTGAACCGGCTGCTCGTGTGGTCGATGCAGGTGAGCCGCGACGGCCGCAAGGGCGACAAGCTCGAGGTGCTGTACGAGCTCCCGACGGCGCAGCCGAGCGAGGTGCAGGCCATCGGCGACGCGGGCCCGGCCTCGAAGGAGCCCACCGTGCTCGCGCTGCGCTACGGCTCGCAGAAGCTCGGCAAGCTCCTCACCGCCTACCGCTTCAAGCCCGAGGGCGCGCCCTTCGCGCGCTACTACACGGCCGAGGGCGTCGAGGTCGAGGAGCACCTCCAGGACAGCCCGGTCGAGGGGTACGAGCAGATCACCTCGCTCCTGCGCGACGGCCGCCGGCACAAGGGCGTCGACTACAAGACGCCGGTGGGCACCCCGGTGAAGGCGCCCTTCGACGGGCAGATCACCCGCCGCAACTGGCACTTCGGCGCCAACGGCAACTGCCTGGAGCTCGTCGACGCGAAGAGCGGGCGCCACGCCATCTTCCTCCACCTGGAGGCGGCCCCGAAGGAGATGCAGCCGGGCACGAAGGTGGCGAAGGGCCAGGTCATCGCGAAGTCCGGCAACAGCGGGCACTCCACGGCGCCGCACCTCCACTACCAGCTGGAGGCGCCGGACGGCCGCGTGCTCGACCCGTTCGCGGTCCTGCCGACCCGGCAGGTGAAGCTCGACGGGGCGTCGAAGGGCGCGTTCGATCAGGAGCGCAGCCGGCTGGAGCCGATGCTGATCGCCAAGCGCTAG